A stretch of DNA from Bradyrhizobium algeriense:
CGAACGGCGCGCCAGGCTCTCGCGGCCACTACTGCACGGCCGATCTCATCGCTCGTCATCTTCTTCATGAGCAGCGACATCAGTTGCCGCGCACCGTTGCGGTCCTCGTCGAGCTTGCTCGCCGAAGCGACGATGTAGGCCCAGCTATAGGCCTTCACATTGTCCTTCGTTGTGCCACGCCCGCTCGCGTAGAGGCCGGCAACGATCAAACTGGCGTGGGCGTGCCCCTGATCGGCAGCGCGCGAGAACCAGCGAAATGCCTCCGCGTCGCTACGCGTACGGCCGACGCCCGCGGAATGAAGCGCCCCAAGATAGAACTGGGCATCGTCATCGCCCGCTTGCGCCGCCTGTTCGTAGTGATTGACCATTTTCTGATCGGACGCGGTGTCGGCAAGGGCAGTGTGGGGAGCGATCAGCAGCGCGGAGCAGCAGGCCATTATGACTACTGCCCGCTTCATGGCCGCCGAAATCGCGTAGCGAAATCCTCGCCGCAATGATCGGCTTGATACCGGGTCGATCGATCGGAAATTTGGGATGCGCCGCATTGTTGTACGCTCTCAGCTGTGTGCTTGGTGCCAGAAAGGCGACTGACGCGGGCGAAGTCTCCCCACCGCGCCTCTCGCGAATTGAAGCCTAGCCCACCTGCGCGACGACAAATGTGCGAGGCATCACATATCCAGCTTGCCGCAACCGGAACCCGGCTTTCTTTGCCAATTCCGTTCGACGCGCATCGAACGCGAAGCCAAGACACGCGAGCCGAGACACTCGAAACCAATGCGTTGAAGGGCGTGTGCGTTCATGGAGGCGGTGCTTGCGGAGCAAGCCTTGAGGCTCAAGCTGCCATCGAACCTGCGGCTTGATCCTGGTGAGGTTTCGTCAGGATCGGACAGCTCGCGCTAAACGGGCAGAGCGCAGAGCCGGCAGATCACCCCAGCCGCCTCGCAGGCATTTGGCGCAGCAGGGGGAGCCAGGATGGTGACAGGCAAATGCTTGCTGGCGGTGCGGCAGGCCGATGAGTGCAACGAGATTGGTTGCTGGGCCCAGGCAGACGATCACGGCGATCATCATGGAATCGAGAAACTCGCCCGAGCCGCTCGGCCCGGGCGAGCTTCTTTTCCTGATCTCGAATCAATAATAGCGGTAGCAGACGTTGACCGGGCCGTAGGGGCTCCATTTCCAGCAGCTGTTATAAACATGGAAATGATGGCGATGGCCGTGGTGATGATGACCATGCCCAAAATGACCATGGCCAAAGTGACCATGGCCATGCCCGTGATGGCCGTGGCCACCGTGGCCATGTCCACCGTGACCATGACCTCCCGCGAAAGCCTGACCCGGGATGGCCAAGGAAGCGGTGGTCAACGCCAGAGCAGCGATCGCGGCGGTAATGATCTTGTTGATCTTCGTCATGCACGTCTCCTTAGGTTGGGCAGAGCGGGGATCGCTCTGCGATGATCCACCCCTAGAGGCGCCGGCTGCGATGCGATGTGATCCGGGTCACCTAATTGGCAGGGTCACCAATTGGTATGGCCCGGGGAGTGAGCTATCTTCCTCATGCGTGGCGCGATGATTTGCTGAACCTGGCCTAACCGAAAGCGCTACGCCTGAGGCTATCGCATGCCCATCGGCGAACTCTTCATCCTCGGCTTCTTCGGCAAGACCGTCCCGGTTTGGCTGAAGGAGTTCGCCGCCCGCCACGGCCTCGGCGGCGCGATCCTGTTCGACTATTCCTGCCGGACGCAACAATACGACAACAACATCGAATCGCCCGAACAGGTGCAGCGCCTCTGCGCGGAGATTGCAGCATTGCCGTCAGGCCCGATGGTGTTCATCGACCAGGAGGGCGGCCTGGTGCGGCGGCTGAAGGAAAGCCGCGGCTTTGCGCCGTTGCCGAGCGCAAGGGAATTCAACCATCTCGCGCCGGAAGAGAAGCGCGCGATCCTCACCGCGAGCTTTGCCGAGATGCGGCGGCTCGGCATCCACTATGATTTCGCGCCGGTGGTCGATATCGATTACAATCCCGAAAATCCCAATATCGGCAGGATCAAGCGTTCCTTTTCCGCCGACATCGCCGAGGTGGAAGCCAATGCGCTGCTGGCAAGCGAAGTGGCGCGGGCGCAGCGCATCGGACTTTGCCTGAAGCATTTCCCCGGCATCGGCGGCGCGGCGGTGGATTCGCATCAGGAATTCATGGATATTTCCGATGCATTTGTCCCCGAACAGGAAGAGCTGTTCTATTCGCTCGCGCCAAGGATGTTCGGCGATGCGGTGCTGGTCAGCCATGCCATCGTCAGGCAATGGGACCAGGATCGCCCGATGACGCTGTCCGCGGCGGGGCTTGGCCGTTTGCGCAAGCGCCTTCCGGATACGCTACTGATCACCGACGACATGCAGATGCAGGGATTGCAGAAGGCCCTGGGCTCCAGGGAGGCCAGCCTGCAATCGCTGAAGGCCGGCATGGACATGCTCTGCATCGGCAACAACCTGTTCGATCAGGAGCACGAAATGACCGCGATCGCCGAATACGTCGAACAGAGCCTGCGCGACAAGACCTTGTCCGGTTCGGCAATCGAGCAATCGATCGCGCGGGTGGCTAAGCGAAAGGCGCTCTTGATGGCCTGACGGGTGGAACCCGAGATTATCTCGGGTCAAATCCGCCGAACGATCTGTTGCCTTGCGAGGCCGTTGAGTCTACAAGCCTTTTTTCAACGGAAAGACCGGCGATGGCCCATAATTTCGCGATCAATGACGACGTTCACCACCAGCAGCAGGGCCCGCAGGGCCGCGCCACGGCGAAGGAACGCAGCATCTACACCATCGTGACCTGCCTGCCGATCGAGGCCGACGGCCGCCCGCGCTATCGTATCAAGAGCAAGACCGAGAACATCGAGCGGGTCGTGACCGAGGAGCAGATCTCCAGGCTCGGCTGACCCTCGGGGTCATTACGATCGGAACTGTTCCGCGCCGCTCTACTGCGCTTTCTCGTGCGCCGCGATGCCGATCGCCTTGTAATCATAGGTCGGATAGAACTCGGTGCGGTAGCTGCCCCAGGCGGTGTTCTCGAGGATACGGTTGACTTCGCGCAACCGGGACGCCGGCAGCCGCAGCGTCACCACCTGGCCTATTCCCATCATCACATACCAGCTCACGACCTCGACGCCATCAGGCGGGAAAGCCTTGTAATATCCCTGGCGCTGGAGCTGCGCGTTGAGCTCGCTCAGCGGCCGCGACTGGTCGTGCTTTAAGAAAACGGTCAGCATCACGGCATTGTCGGCCGTCGGCGCCGCGTTCTCCGCCGGTGGCGATGCGGTTTGTGGCGGCGCGGTTTGTGCCGTCGCGCCCGAACTGAACGCCAGGACGCTAGCCAAGCCGCCGGCCAGCACGGCCATTCTCATCCATGATCCCTTTGCTAGCGACATCGCGGTCTCCTTTTTGGATTCGTTGCGGGATGATTTGGGCCTTGATCATTGCGAGGTGACTGCGGCCTGTAAATCGGAATCGGCGGAACAGGGCGGCGTTGTCTCCCCGCGTTTTCGCGGCCGGTTGTGAAACAAATCATACGCAACTGACGGCGCTTGCGCTATTCCGCGGCGAAGCGCGGCCGCCTCGGTATGTCTGTCCCAGTCTGCAAGGATCGAACCGGACGACCGCCGGATCCTGCTCTCATCCCCTCAGCCCGACGATCCCCCACTCCGGGCGATGCCCAGG
This window harbors:
- a CDS encoding tetratricopeptide repeat protein, encoding MKRAVVIMACCSALLIAPHTALADTASDQKMVNHYEQAAQAGDDDAQFYLGALHSAGVGRTRSDAEAFRWFSRAADQGHAHASLIVAGLYASGRGTTKDNVKAYSWAYIVASASKLDEDRNGARQLMSLLMKKMTSDEIGRAVVAARAWRAVRTAGATKAANIERAIEQDQASPAAPPPAPAVVQPAPAASAAPAVSQPASSNVTVLPASPKATSAAQVKNAKRDDARELLDQVPPGLRKRFGF
- a CDS encoding glycoside hydrolase family 3 N-terminal domain-containing protein, whose product is MPIGELFILGFFGKTVPVWLKEFAARHGLGGAILFDYSCRTQQYDNNIESPEQVQRLCAEIAALPSGPMVFIDQEGGLVRRLKESRGFAPLPSAREFNHLAPEEKRAILTASFAEMRRLGIHYDFAPVVDIDYNPENPNIGRIKRSFSADIAEVEANALLASEVARAQRIGLCLKHFPGIGGAAVDSHQEFMDISDAFVPEQEELFYSLAPRMFGDAVLVSHAIVRQWDQDRPMTLSAAGLGRLRKRLPDTLLITDDMQMQGLQKALGSREASLQSLKAGMDMLCIGNNLFDQEHEMTAIAEYVEQSLRDKTLSGSAIEQSIARVAKRKALLMA